GGCGCCCCGGCGGCGACCCGATCACCAGCTCGCATTTGTCGTCGGCCAGCAGCGCCATCGGGTCGGCATGGAAGCCGGCCACCAGATCCACTTCCACCTCCGGCCAGCGGCGGCGGAACTCGTCCATCACCGGCATCAGCCAGTCAAAGCAGGTGTGGCATTCGAGCGCGATGCGCAGCTCGCCCCGGGTGTCGCTCGATGCCCGGGCCAGGTCTCGTTCGGCTTCGGCCACCTGGGGCAGCAGATCACGCGCGAGCGCGAGCAGCCGCTCGCCGGCCGGCGTGAAGCGCAGCCCGGTGCTGGTGCGGTGAAAGAGCGGCAAGCCGTAGTGCGTCTCGATGGCACGCACCTGGTGCGACAGCGCGGATTGCGTCAGGTGCACCCGCTCCGCCGCCAGCGCCATCTTGCCGGTCTCGGCAATGGCCATCAGGGAGCGCAGGTGGCGGAGTTCGAGCATGCAGCCTTCCGAGGTAGGCGCCGGACATGAATCAAATTCAAGCCTGGCTGAAAACGTTTCGCTTGTTTGATGCAGTGTCGCAAACCAGACTGCCGTGGGTCAACCTCACCACCACGGCGGAGTCTCATGGCCCACACCCACATCCTCGGTTACCCCCGCATCGGCGAACGCCGCGAGCTGAAGTTCGCCCTCGAATCACATTGGCAAGGCCAGGGCAGCCTGGCAGAGCTGCAGCAGGTGGGCGAGCGCCTCTGCGCCGACCGCCAGCAGCGCCAGGTCGACGCCGGCCTGCACTGGCTCACCACCGGCGACTTCGCCTACTACGACCTGATGCTCGACCATGCCGCGATGTTCGGCGCCCTGCCCGCCCGCTTCGGCCTGGACCCCGCCGCCCTGGAGCTGGACGGCAGCTTCCAGCTGGCACGCGGCACTGCAGCCCAGCCGGCCCTGGAGATGACCAAGTGGTTCGACACCAACTACCACTACCTGGTCCCCGAGCTGGCCGCTGGCCAGGCCTTCTCGCTGCATGCCGGCCGCTACCTCGCGCAGGTGGCCCGGGCACAGGCGCAGGCCGGCGGCCGGCCGGTGAAGCCGGTGCTCATCGGCCCGGTCACCTTCCTGCGGCTGGCCAAGTCGGCGCGACCGCAGGAGCGCCTGTCCCTGCTGCCGGGGCTGCTGCGGGTCTACGCAGAATTGCTCGCCGAGCTGCGCCGCCGCGGCATCGAGTGGGTGCAGATCGACGAGCCGGTGCTCGCCACCGACCTTGACGCGCCGTGGCAGGCGGCCGTCACCCAGGCCTACCGGCAACTGGCCGGCGGCGAGCGGCCCCGCCTGCTGCTGACCACCTATTTCGGCCCGGTGGACCACCACCTGCCGCTCCTCAATGCGCTGCCGGTCGATGGGCTGCACATCGATGCCGTGCGCGGTGCAGCGCAGCTGCCGGCGGTGCTTGCCTCGCTGCCGGCGGGACGGGTGCTGTCGGTCGGTGTCGTGGACGGCCGCAACGTCTGGCGCACCGACCTCCGCCAGGTGCTGCAGGCACTGCGCCCGCTGCAGGACCAGCTGGCTGACCGGCTCTGGATCGCCAGCTCCTGCTCACTGCTGCACGTGCCCTGCTCCCTGGCCCGCGACCCGCGGCTGGAAGCGACCGTGCGGCACTGGCTCGCCGGCGCCGACGAGAAACTGGCCGAACTGGAGGTGCTGCGGCGCGGCCTGCAGGACGGCGAGGCCAGCGTGGCCGACGCCCTGGCTGAGAGCGATGCGGCGCTGGCCGAGCGGCGCGGCTCGGCCCTGGTCCGCAATGCCTATGTCGGCAAGCGGCTGAGCGGCATCGATGCCGACATGGTGCAGCGGCGCCACGCCTTCCCCGAGCGCAGCGCCCGCCAGCGCGCCCGCCTGCAGCTGCCGCTGCTGCCCACCACCACCATCGGCTCCTTCCCGCAGACACCCAGGATCCGGGCGGCCCGGGCGGCCCGCAAGCGCGGGGACATGAACGCCTACGACTACCTCAAGGCCATGCGCGAGGAAATCCGCCATGCCATCGAGCAGCAGGAGCAACTCGGCCTGGACGTGCTGGTGCACGGGGAACCGGAGCGCAACGACATGGTGGAGCATTTCGCCGAACACCTGTTCGGCTTCGCGATCACCGACAACGGCTGGGTCCAGAGCTACGGCTCGCGCTGCGTCAAGCCGCCCATCATCTACGGCGACGTCTGGCGGCCCGACCCGATCACGGTGGACACCGCCCGCTATGCCCAGTCGCTCACCGAGCGTCCGGTGAAAGGCATGTTGACCGGGCCGGTGACCTTGCTGCAGTGGTCCTTCGTGCGTGACGACCAGCCACGCGAGGCCACCGCCCGCCAGCTGGCGCTGGCCATTCGTGACGAGGTGAACGACCTGG
This genomic stretch from Eleftheria terrae harbors:
- the metE gene encoding 5-methyltetrahydropteroyltriglutamate--homocysteine S-methyltransferase — protein: MAHTHILGYPRIGERRELKFALESHWQGQGSLAELQQVGERLCADRQQRQVDAGLHWLTTGDFAYYDLMLDHAAMFGALPARFGLDPAALELDGSFQLARGTAAQPALEMTKWFDTNYHYLVPELAAGQAFSLHAGRYLAQVARAQAQAGGRPVKPVLIGPVTFLRLAKSARPQERLSLLPGLLRVYAELLAELRRRGIEWVQIDEPVLATDLDAPWQAAVTQAYRQLAGGERPRLLLTTYFGPVDHHLPLLNALPVDGLHIDAVRGAAQLPAVLASLPAGRVLSVGVVDGRNVWRTDLRQVLQALRPLQDQLADRLWIASSCSLLHVPCSLARDPRLEATVRHWLAGADEKLAELEVLRRGLQDGEASVADALAESDAALAERRGSALVRNAYVGKRLSGIDADMVQRRHAFPERSARQRARLQLPLLPTTTIGSFPQTPRIRAARAARKRGDMNAYDYLKAMREEIRHAIEQQEQLGLDVLVHGEPERNDMVEHFAEHLFGFAITDNGWVQSYGSRCVKPPIIYGDVWRPDPITVDTARYAQSLTERPVKGMLTGPVTLLQWSFVRDDQPREATARQLALAIRDEVNDLERAGIRIIQIDEPAFREGLPLRRQDWQHYLDWAVHAFKLASCGVLDDTQIHTHMCYSEFNDILPAIAALDADVITIETSRSRMELLDGFGAFDYPNEIGPGVYDIHSPRVPGASEMEALLDRACRVVDPRRLWVNPDCGLKTRHWPETLAALGQMVSAARAVRRRLATST